The following are encoded in a window of Chitinophagaceae bacterium genomic DNA:
- a CDS encoding MATE family efflux transporter, protein MESTAVTRDLKVKVTNKQILSIALPITLAILIPQINMLTNSIFLGNLSTEALGNAGITGVFYLIFAVAGHGLNNALQAVFARYAGSDDSDAFKVILAQGIRICLQFALAGILFTWFIAPFIMQQVADPKAYPVEMEFLKIRIIGLPFLFLFQMGNAFLVASLNSRYLMIGFICEAAVNIVLDYLLIKGRFGFPALGFNGAAYASVIAEVIGMIVVLLVLFRTGLKKQYGLLKSYAYDKKITKQILNISAPLMLQYVISVTTWLVFFILIESLHDETAKAISNTMRNVFGLTGVFVWAFASTTNVMVSNLMGQKREDKVLEAITRIMMLSIGFCVAMCLLINIFPETFFGVFGQGPDFVQKGIPVLRVVSLGLLLMSIANIWLNGVTGTGKTRMNLLIEIIAITVYLVYTWYFIKVDYISLAMAWSNELVYWFSIFIISFIYLRSGKWKTK, encoded by the coding sequence ATGGAAAGTACAGCAGTCACCCGGGATTTAAAAGTTAAGGTTACCAATAAACAGATACTGTCAATTGCCTTACCTATAACCCTTGCCATTCTTATTCCCCAGATAAACATGCTTACCAACAGCATCTTCCTGGGAAATTTAAGCACCGAGGCATTGGGCAATGCAGGCATCACGGGCGTGTTCTACCTGATCTTTGCCGTGGCCGGGCATGGGTTGAACAATGCATTGCAGGCGGTATTTGCCCGGTATGCAGGAAGCGATGACAGCGATGCTTTCAAAGTGATCCTTGCACAGGGCATACGCATCTGCCTGCAGTTTGCACTGGCCGGCATATTATTTACCTGGTTCATTGCGCCCTTCATCATGCAGCAGGTGGCTGATCCGAAGGCATACCCGGTGGAAATGGAGTTTTTAAAGATCCGGATCATTGGCCTGCCTTTTTTATTCCTTTTCCAGATGGGCAATGCCTTTTTAGTGGCATCGCTCAACAGCCGCTACCTGATGATCGGTTTTATTTGTGAGGCTGCCGTAAATATTGTGCTTGACTACTTACTCATCAAAGGACGTTTTGGTTTCCCGGCCCTGGGTTTCAACGGCGCTGCCTATGCTTCTGTGATCGCGGAAGTGATCGGGATGATCGTGGTGCTGCTGGTACTGTTCCGTACCGGCCTGAAAAAGCAATATGGACTGCTGAAAAGTTATGCATACGATAAAAAAATAACCAAGCAGATACTCAACATATCGGCTCCCCTGATGCTTCAGTACGTGATAAGCGTTACCACCTGGCTGGTATTCTTTATCCTGATCGAAAGCCTGCACGACGAGACCGCCAAAGCCATCAGCAATACCATGCGCAACGTATTCGGGCTTACGGGTGTTTTTGTGTGGGCCTTTGCCAGCACCACCAATGTTATGGTGAGTAACCTGATGGGACAAAAGCGGGAAGACAAAGTGCTGGAAGCCATCACCCGTATCATGATGCTGAGCATCGGTTTTTGTGTGGCCATGTGCCTGCTCATTAATATTTTCCCGGAAACATTTTTTGGGGTGTTTGGACAAGGGCCCGACTTTGTGCAAAAGGGAATACCGGTATTACGGGTGGTCAGCCTGGGTTTATTACTGATGAGCATTGCCAATATATGGCTGAACGGGGTTACCGGTACGGGCAAGACCAGGATGAACCTGCTGATCGAGATCATTGCCATTACCGTTTACCTGGTTTATACCTGGTATTTCATAAAAGTAGATTACATATCCCTGGCGATGGCATGGAGCAATGAACTGGTTTACTGGTTCAGCATCTTCATCATATCCTTTATTTACCTGCGGAGCGGAAAGTGGAAGACAAAATAA
- a CDS encoding DUF3822 family protein, protein MNPSFNIQAPKIYTNPAQLFIEAGPMGISFVILNTGDCFQAVVMYAFPNKLTEAEVNEELEDILKGEPLMKKQYKKIHIIWTYPESILVPPDLFDRDNNAAMLNLVFGDAVKGNVQHEFLYKHNLHNTYRVPGSAAKIFEELLPSATQSHQYSLLVDQLRKGGNELFVLFYTGSLTLMLCKDDKLQVIRNFTYNTPEDIIYHLLNVCRSFDVEPETAKLRLSGMVDKRSNLYAAVYKYFLQIEFENLPANFTVAEELKSQPPHFFSHLFYQALCV, encoded by the coding sequence GTGAACCCATCTTTTAATATACAGGCCCCAAAGATTTATACCAACCCGGCCCAGTTGTTCATAGAAGCAGGCCCGATGGGTATTTCCTTCGTCATTCTTAATACCGGTGATTGTTTCCAGGCAGTGGTCATGTATGCTTTTCCCAATAAACTGACCGAAGCAGAAGTGAATGAAGAACTGGAAGATATCCTGAAAGGGGAGCCGCTGATGAAGAAGCAATATAAAAAGATCCATATCATCTGGACTTATCCCGAAAGCATCCTGGTGCCGCCGGATCTTTTTGACCGGGACAATAACGCGGCCATGCTGAACCTTGTTTTTGGCGATGCGGTAAAAGGGAATGTTCAGCACGAATTCCTGTACAAGCATAACCTGCACAATACCTACCGGGTTCCGGGAAGTGCAGCTAAAATTTTTGAAGAATTGCTTCCGTCCGCCACCCAAAGCCACCAGTATTCCTTACTGGTTGACCAGCTGCGGAAGGGAGGCAACGAACTCTTTGTTTTGTTTTACACCGGCAGTTTAACGCTGATGCTTTGTAAAGACGATAAACTGCAGGTGATCCGGAACTTTACCTACAATACCCCGGAGGATATCATCTATCACCTGCTGAATGTTTGCCGGAGTTTTGACGTGGAGCCCGAAACAGCCAAACTACGCCTCAGCGGGATGGTGGATAAAAGATCGAACCTGTATGCCGCCGTTTACAAATATTTCCTGCAAATAGAATTTGAGAACCTGCCTGCCAATTTCACCGTGGCAGAAGAGTTGAAAAGCCAGCCTCCCCATTTTTTCAGTCATTTATTTTACCAGGCACTATGCGTATAA
- a CDS encoding RsmD family RNA methyltransferase: MRIISGIHGGRRINPPAKMPHTRPTTDIAKEGLFNILQNNLDIDTLKVLDLFGGTGCISYELASRGAPEITIVEKDDKMYDFIKKTATELGFENFNVVRSDVFRFMDTTNQQYDLIFAGPPYALTTIDELPKKVFEKGLLKPGGWFVLEHTPRNDYKKSEHYKTERNYGSTIFSIFINDAH, encoded by the coding sequence ATGCGTATAATAAGTGGCATACACGGCGGCCGGAGGATCAACCCGCCGGCTAAAATGCCCCATACCAGGCCCACTACCGATATTGCCAAAGAAGGGCTGTTCAATATCCTGCAGAATAACCTGGATATCGACACCTTGAAAGTACTGGATCTTTTTGGGGGTACCGGCTGCATCAGTTATGAACTGGCCAGCAGGGGAGCACCGGAAATTACCATCGTGGAAAAAGATGATAAAATGTATGACTTCATTAAAAAGACCGCTACCGAACTGGGATTTGAGAATTTTAATGTGGTCAGGTCGGATGTGTTCCGTTTTATGGATACAACCAACCAGCAATACGATCTTATTTTTGCCGGTCCGCCCTATGCCCTTACTACCATTGATGAGTTACCAAAGAAGGTATTTGAAAAGGGCCTGTTAAAGCCGGGCGGCTGGTTTGTGCTGGAACATACACCGAGAAATGATTACAAGAAATCTGAACATTATAAAACAGAACGCAATTATGGCAGCACGATCTTCTCTATCTTTATAAATGATGCGCATTAG
- the lpxK gene encoding tetraacyldisaccharide 4'-kinase has translation MLRSFRYLLFPFSLIYGAGVWLRNKLFDKDILKSSSFNFPLICVGNLAAGGTGKTPMTEYLVRLLKNDFKTATLSRGYKRKTVGFAIANEHTTALEIGDEPMQFHQKFPDVVVAVGEERLVAIPQLLHERPGTQVIILDDAFQHRQVVAGLNILLTDHSDLYTRDFMLPSGNLRDLRSSSRRADIIIVTKCNADLRETEKKEILAEINPTARQTVYFTTIVYGKPYQLFSKEELNITHDHAVLLVCGIANPSPLKKQLTDTVHTYDMLRYDDHHIFHSNDLRDIKQQFEKMKAEKKIVLTTEKDAVRLEKFVNELKDFPIYVIPIKHSFLFGGAADFETRVKQFIHSFK, from the coding sequence ATGCTCCGTAGTTTCAGATACCTGCTGTTCCCCTTCTCGCTTATTTACGGAGCGGGAGTATGGCTTCGGAACAAACTGTTTGATAAGGATATCCTGAAATCATCATCCTTCAATTTCCCGCTTATCTGTGTGGGCAATTTAGCGGCAGGCGGCACCGGCAAAACTCCCATGACGGAATACCTGGTAAGGCTTTTAAAGAATGACTTTAAAACCGCCACACTCAGCAGGGGCTATAAAAGAAAGACCGTTGGATTTGCCATAGCCAATGAGCATACAACGGCACTGGAGATCGGGGATGAGCCCATGCAGTTCCACCAGAAGTTTCCCGACGTGGTGGTGGCCGTGGGAGAGGAAAGACTGGTGGCCATACCACAATTGCTGCATGAACGGCCCGGTACACAGGTGATCATTTTAGATGATGCTTTCCAGCACCGGCAGGTGGTGGCCGGTCTTAATATCTTACTGACCGATCATTCGGACCTGTACACCAGGGATTTCATGCTTCCCTCCGGCAACCTGCGGGACCTGAGAAGCAGCAGCAGGAGAGCCGATATCATCATTGTAACCAAATGCAATGCAGACTTACGGGAGACCGAAAAAAAAGAAATACTTGCAGAAATAAACCCAACAGCCAGGCAGACCGTTTATTTCACCACGATCGTGTACGGCAAACCCTACCAGCTTTTCAGTAAAGAAGAACTGAATATCACCCATGACCATGCGGTATTGCTGGTATGCGGCATCGCCAATCCCTCGCCGCTGAAGAAACAGCTTACCGATACCGTTCACACATACGATATGCTGCGTTATGACGACCACCACATTTTTCACAGCAACGACCTCCGGGACATCAAGCAGCAGTTTGAAAAAATGAAAGCCGAAAAGAAGATCGTGTTAACAACGGAGAAAGATGCGGTGCGGCTGGAAAAATTCGTGAACGAGCTGAAAGACTTCCCCATCTACGTGATCCCGATAAAACATTCCTTTTTATTCGGCGGCGCTGCAGATTTTGAAACCCGGGTAAAACAGTTTATCCATTCATTTAAATAA
- a CDS encoding sulfatase: MRLLILFLLLHADCFGQQRPNIIYIMSDDHDADAISAYNKKFIHTPNIDRLAKEGVLFTRAFVANSICGPVRATVITGQHSHKNGMKDNRTRFDSSKITMPKLMQQGGYQTALIGKWHLHSYPTGFDFWKILPGQGLYFEPRFISMKCDTSTYHGYASDVITGEALQWLDGRDRGKPFLMQLHHKAPHRYFFAPLKYIEQFHNKTFPEPATLYMDTAGRGTAWRLQTMSILHDLKLCSDLKVDPKYLMDIPELRPDSADIVYYHAIFNRIPEPGRSSIKKIYEERGKLLQQLRPTGNELLKYKYQWYMQDYLACVASVDENIGRVLDYLDKNDLTENTLVIYTSDQGMYLGENGWFDKRWMYDVSMQAPLMMRWPGHIKPNSVNTNMVQTIDYAPTILGAAGIVVPAWMQGIDLVPVITGKQKTLSRQNLYYHFYEYKADHTVLQHLGIRGERYKLIYFYTVNEWELYDLKTDPDEQKNLVNSASHQHIVRQMKKELLRSRNQYDDHEPAGELR, encoded by the coding sequence ATGCGGCTGCTTATTTTATTCCTGTTATTACATGCAGATTGTTTTGGCCAGCAAAGGCCCAACATCATTTATATCATGAGTGATGACCATGATGCGGATGCCATCAGCGCCTACAATAAAAAATTCATCCATACACCCAATATTGACCGGCTTGCCAAAGAAGGCGTTCTATTCACCCGTGCCTTTGTAGCCAATTCCATCTGTGGCCCGGTAAGAGCCACTGTAATCACCGGGCAACATTCGCACAAGAACGGGATGAAGGATAACCGTACAAGATTTGATTCCTCAAAGATCACCATGCCCAAACTGATGCAGCAGGGCGGTTACCAGACCGCCCTCATCGGCAAATGGCATTTGCATTCTTACCCGACCGGCTTTGACTTTTGGAAGATACTTCCCGGGCAGGGCCTGTATTTTGAACCCAGGTTCATTTCAATGAAATGCGATACCAGCACCTACCATGGATATGCCAGTGATGTGATCACGGGTGAAGCCCTCCAATGGTTAGATGGCAGGGACCGGGGCAAACCCTTTCTGATGCAGCTTCATCACAAAGCGCCTCACCGGTATTTTTTTGCACCGCTTAAGTACATCGAACAGTTTCACAACAAAACATTCCCGGAACCCGCCACGCTTTATATGGATACGGCAGGCCGTGGTACTGCATGGCGCCTGCAGACCATGAGTATCCTGCACGACCTGAAACTCTGCAGCGACCTGAAAGTTGATCCAAAATATTTAATGGATATCCCGGAACTAAGGCCCGATTCTGCCGATATTGTTTATTACCATGCGATCTTCAACCGCATTCCGGAACCCGGCAGGAGCAGCATCAAAAAGATCTATGAGGAAAGAGGAAAACTATTGCAGCAACTCAGGCCAACGGGAAATGAACTTTTAAAATACAAGTATCAATGGTACATGCAGGACTACCTGGCCTGCGTGGCTTCTGTAGATGAGAATATAGGAAGGGTGCTTGATTACCTGGATAAAAATGATCTTACAGAAAATACCCTGGTCATTTACACCAGCGACCAGGGGATGTACCTCGGGGAGAACGGGTGGTTCGACAAACGCTGGATGTACGATGTGTCGATGCAGGCGCCGCTGATGATGCGCTGGCCCGGTCACATCAAACCAAATTCTGTAAATACCAATATGGTGCAGACCATTGATTATGCCCCCACGATCCTGGGTGCTGCCGGTATCGTGGTTCCGGCCTGGATGCAGGGAATAGACCTGGTACCGGTCATTACCGGCAAACAGAAGACCCTGTCCAGGCAGAATCTTTATTATCATTTTTATGAGTACAAAGCCGACCATACAGTTTTGCAACACCTCGGCATCCGGGGCGAACGATACAAACTGATCTATTTTTATACTGTAAATGAATGGGAACTGTATGACCTGAAGACCGATCCGGATGAACAAAAGAACCTGGTGAACTCAGCATCACACCAGCATATAGTACGGCAGATGAAAAAAGAGCTGCTCCGGTCAAGGAACCAGTACGATGACCATGAACCCGCCGGGGAACTGCGTTGA
- a CDS encoding RNA polymerase sigma factor has product MTEEELLSGLRNGEEPAFKELVTLFQDKVFNTALGLLQHHTEAEDIAQEVFIQVYRSVQQFKGDSLLSTWIYRITVTKSLDHLRSKKRKKRFGFLGNLFGDDNKPVYEPEDFNHPGVQHERKEDAALLFKLVDALPGNQRTAFILNKVEELSYREIAAILNTSEPAVDSLLQRAKQNLRKKINELPP; this is encoded by the coding sequence TTGACTGAAGAGGAATTGCTTTCCGGCCTCCGGAACGGGGAGGAGCCTGCATTTAAGGAATTGGTTACCCTGTTCCAGGATAAGGTATTCAATACAGCCCTCGGCTTACTGCAACATCATACCGAAGCCGAAGATATTGCGCAAGAGGTTTTCATACAGGTTTACCGTTCTGTTCAGCAATTCAAGGGTGATTCTCTTTTATCTACCTGGATTTACCGGATCACCGTAACCAAATCACTCGATCACCTGCGGAGCAAAAAAAGGAAGAAGCGCTTTGGTTTTTTAGGCAACTTGTTTGGGGATGACAATAAGCCTGTGTATGAACCGGAAGATTTTAACCACCCGGGGGTGCAGCACGAACGGAAAGAAGACGCAGCCCTGCTTTTTAAACTGGTGGATGCACTGCCCGGGAACCAGCGTACCGCCTTCATCCTGAACAAAGTCGAAGAACTAAGTTACCGGGAAATAGCAGCTATATTAAATACTTCAGAACCCGCCGTAGACTCCCTGCTGCAGCGGGCCAAACAAAACCTGCGGAAAAAGATAAATGAATTACCGCCATAG
- a CDS encoding periplasmic heavy metal sensor, with amino-acid sequence MNNFTNNRWLPVITLLLITANIVTLALLWTHKSSGGKEDGKLPPPRGQVFEFLTHELKLDPSQQEAYKKLRDEHQAGVRAIRDSIQKKAKEALFALLKKPGVSDSEIHVYSGRAAAADQQLDEFTFYHFQKLRALCNKEQQDRFDEIIQDALRRMAPGRQGPPPGMMRPEDGPPPPPGN; translated from the coding sequence ATGAACAATTTTACAAACAACCGCTGGCTTCCTGTTATAACATTGCTGCTGATCACAGCCAATATTGTAACGCTGGCTTTATTATGGACGCATAAAAGTTCAGGCGGGAAAGAGGATGGAAAATTACCGCCACCGCGGGGACAGGTCTTTGAGTTCCTTACGCATGAATTAAAATTAGACCCTTCGCAGCAGGAAGCATATAAAAAACTGAGAGACGAACACCAGGCAGGTGTACGTGCCATCCGGGACAGCATTCAGAAAAAAGCAAAAGAAGCCCTGTTTGCTTTGTTGAAGAAACCCGGTGTTTCCGATTCTGAAATACATGTATACAGCGGCCGGGCAGCAGCAGCCGACCAGCAGTTGGATGAATTTACCTTTTATCATTTTCAGAAACTAAGGGCTTTGTGCAATAAGGAACAGCAGGATAGATTTGATGAGATCATCCAGGATGCGTTGCGCCGGATGGCACCCGGGCGGCAGGGGCCACCACCAGGCATGATGCGGCCGGAAGATGGGCCACCGCCGCCGCCGGGCAACTGA
- a CDS encoding cytochrome-c peroxidase, giving the protein MYQKKTIVISILTLGAFTFQYCSKSSDTVTPVTPADPYAAIKATFGTSIDPNNLANYANQGKPNYIVKENAGGAAISNAKATLGRVLFYDKNLSIDNSISCASCHRQQFAFSDTAIASKGVAGGLTARHSMRLVNTRFAVEQKFFWDERAATLEIQTTKPIQDHAEMGFSGLNGRPGLPNLLVKLQGINYYNELFKFVYGDITVTEARLQECLAQFVRSIQSFDSKYDAGRALVGNDGQPFPNFTPVENMGKQVFINPPVFDATGNRVNGGAGCNGCHNAPEFDIAPNSGNNGIIGRIPPQPGIDITVTRAPSLRDLTNTAGIVNSPFMHTANLATLQNAIGHYNTINIAPGNTNLDPKLRPNGFGQHLNLTGQEMNALEAFLRTLSGTNVYIDKKWSSPF; this is encoded by the coding sequence ATGTACCAGAAAAAAACGATCGTTATCAGTATCCTGACCCTGGGTGCTTTTACTTTCCAGTATTGTTCAAAAAGCAGCGATACGGTCACCCCGGTTACACCCGCAGATCCCTATGCAGCGATCAAAGCAACCTTTGGCACCAGCATCGATCCCAACAACCTGGCTAATTATGCCAACCAGGGCAAACCCAACTACATTGTAAAGGAGAATGCCGGGGGCGCTGCCATTTCCAATGCAAAAGCTACATTGGGTAGGGTGTTGTTTTACGATAAGAACCTGAGCATTGATAATTCCATTTCCTGCGCAAGTTGCCACAGGCAGCAGTTCGCCTTCAGTGATACGGCCATCGCCAGCAAAGGTGTTGCCGGCGGCTTAACAGCAAGACACTCGATGCGACTGGTCAACACCCGTTTTGCCGTTGAACAGAAATTCTTCTGGGATGAACGTGCAGCCACCCTGGAAATACAAACCACCAAACCGATACAGGATCATGCCGAAATGGGTTTCAGCGGGCTGAACGGAAGGCCGGGACTGCCCAACCTGCTGGTAAAACTGCAGGGAATAAATTATTACAACGAACTCTTCAAATTTGTTTACGGCGATATCACAGTAACCGAGGCCCGCCTGCAGGAATGCCTGGCGCAGTTTGTACGGAGCATCCAGTCCTTCGATTCAAAATATGATGCGGGCAGGGCGCTGGTTGGAAACGACGGACAGCCGTTCCCCAACTTCACGCCTGTTGAAAATATGGGAAAGCAGGTATTTATAAATCCTCCTGTGTTTGATGCAACCGGTAACCGGGTAAACGGTGGGGCAGGATGCAATGGCTGTCACAATGCACCGGAGTTTGACATTGCCCCCAATTCGGGCAACAACGGCATCATTGGAAGGATCCCTCCTCAACCCGGCATTGACATAACCGTTACCCGGGCGCCCAGTTTACGGGATCTTACCAATACGGCCGGGATCGTGAACAGCCCCTTCATGCATACAGCAAACCTCGCTACATTACAAAATGCCATCGGGCATTACAATACCATCAATATCGCCCCGGGCAATACCAATCTCGATCCAAAGCTCAGGCCAAATGGTTTTGGACAGCACCTGAACCTAACCGGCCAGGAGATGAATGCACTGGAAGCGTTCCTGAGAACCTTATCGGGCACCAATGTGTATATTGATAAAAAATGGAGTAGTCCTTTTTAA
- a CDS encoding DEAD/DEAH box helicase, with amino-acid sequence MQKDYKEFNSFLSNLNISSLNPMQEAALEAIAKNENTVLLSATGSGKTLAFLLPVLERLNPEINDVQALIIVPSRELAIQIDDVFRRMQTGFKVTLCYGGHKRETEENNLKQAPALIIGTAGRLADHIRRNNFSLDNIKTLVLDEFDKSLELGFTEEMSFITGSLKGLTKRILTSATHAVAIPDFIGLREPVFLDFLPENENTGSMLDVKTVFSGDKDKLDTLFQLICYLGNRSTIVFCNHRESVERTSNLLTEKGIQNVFYHGGMEQQERDSALCKFRNGTSNVLVTTDLASRGLDIPNIRYIIHYHLPASEDVFTHRNGRTARMDASGTAILILSAEEKLPAYIQHVEHIELEGNYPLPEKPKWSTLFIAAGKKDKVNKIDIVGFLSKKGELKKEDIGLIDVKDFFSFVAVRKLKLGHALQLIKNEKIKNKKVKIEIAR; translated from the coding sequence ATGCAAAAAGACTATAAAGAATTTAATTCATTCCTCTCCAATCTCAATATCTCATCGCTCAACCCCATGCAGGAAGCTGCACTGGAAGCCATTGCAAAAAATGAGAACACCGTTCTATTATCGGCCACCGGTTCGGGAAAGACCCTGGCTTTTTTATTGCCGGTGCTTGAACGCCTGAACCCGGAGATCAATGATGTACAGGCCCTCATCATCGTGCCCAGCCGTGAGCTGGCCATACAGATCGACGACGTGTTCCGCAGGATGCAGACGGGTTTTAAAGTAACGCTTTGCTACGGCGGCCACAAACGGGAAACCGAGGAGAACAACCTGAAGCAGGCCCCGGCCCTGATCATTGGTACGGCAGGCCGCCTGGCCGATCATATACGCCGCAATAATTTCTCGTTGGACAATATAAAGACCCTGGTGCTGGATGAATTTGATAAATCGCTGGAACTGGGCTTTACCGAAGAAATGTCCTTCATCACCGGTTCACTAAAGGGCCTTACCAAACGCATCCTTACTTCGGCCACCCATGCCGTAGCCATACCGGATTTCATAGGCCTCCGGGAGCCCGTATTCCTGGATTTTTTGCCGGAGAATGAAAATACGGGCAGCATGCTGGACGTAAAAACGGTTTTCAGCGGTGATAAGGACAAACTGGATACCCTGTTCCAGCTCATCTGTTACCTGGGCAACCGCTCAACGATCGTATTCTGCAACCACCGGGAATCGGTGGAACGCACCAGCAACCTTTTAACGGAGAAAGGAATACAGAATGTTTTTTATCACGGCGGCATGGAACAACAGGAAAGAGACAGCGCCCTCTGTAAATTCCGTAACGGTACTTCCAACGTACTCGTCACCACCGACCTGGCTTCCCGCGGACTGGATATCCCCAACATCCGGTACATCATTCATTACCATCTGCCGGCCAGCGAAGACGTGTTTACGCACCGCAACGGCCGCACTGCCCGTATGGATGCCAGCGGCACGGCTATTTTGATCTTATCGGCTGAAGAAAAATTACCGGCATATATCCAGCATGTTGAGCATATTGAACTGGAAGGGAATTATCCCCTGCCGGAAAAGCCAAAATGGAGCACTTTATTCATTGCCGCCGGAAAAAAAGATAAAGTGAACAAGATAGACATCGTTGGTTTCCTTTCCAAGAAAGGCGAACTGAAAAAAGAAGACATCGGCCTGATCGACGTAAAGGATTTCTTCAGTTTTGTGGCCGTGCGTAAATTAAAACTGGGCCATGCACTGCAATTAATAAAGAATGAAAAGATAAAGAATAAGAAAGTAAAAATTGAAATAGCAAGGTGA